TAAGCCCATAAGTTAAAAATATTTTTAATCTTTCATATTCACTAAAACTAAGTCCATCTTGAGAATTTTCATCAAATAAAGTGCAGATATAAAAATTATTAAATTGCTCTATCATCTTGCCTTGAGTGATGGCTCTTTTGTATTTTAAACTTTTGCTTTTTACTTCATTTAAACTAAGCTCACTCGTATGATATTCTATGTCAGCTCTTGATAAATTAGCTTTTAAAAAATGTAAATTGCTATCAATTATATCAAGTTTATAAAGACTATTTTCAAATAAACAAAAACTATCTTTAAGCTTTTTAAACTCTAAATTACTCTCTAAGGTAAAAAAGAGAAAGTGTTTTAAAATACTCACCTAAACTCCTTTTTTATCTTATTTTAACTTATATTATTTGCAATTTGAACAAGTAGCCAAAAACGCTGTAATTTTAATACTTTCTATAGGATTATCTAACTTAGTTTGTAAAGTTTGTTGATATTTATCAAGCCCAGCCTTAACTTTATCTAAATCAAAAACACTTTTACAATTATTACAAACCAAATGAATATGTTCGTATTCATATATATCGTATTTTGATTTATCATTAGGGATTGAAATCTCAACTACTAAACCCTCATCAATCATAGTGCTAAGATTTTTATAAACAGTAGCAAGTGAAATTGCAGGATATTCAACCTTTATTTGCTCGTATAATTCATCAATACTAGGGTGTTCGTGTTTTGATAAAACTTTTAAAATGCTTATTCTTTGTGGAGTTGCTTTTAGCTTTCTATCCTTTAAAATCTCTAAAAACTTCATATTTACCTTTACCAAATAATATTTTTTATTAAATGCGAAAGAATACTATAAATAACTTAATATTTCTAGTCATTAATTAAGTTATTTTAAATTTGTAATATTTTTGTAAGGAGAAAAAATGAAAGCGAAAATCATTTATTGTAATGCTTGAAAATATGAACCACAAGCTGCAAGGGTTGCAGATGAATTAATTGGTGAATTTCAAGGAATAGAAGTAGAATTTGAAATAGGAAGTAAAGGCGATTTTATAGTTATTTGTGATAATGAGAAAATATATTCAAAAAATGAATTAATAGGTTGTGA
This is a stretch of genomic DNA from Campylobacter sp. RM12651. It encodes these proteins:
- a CDS encoding Fur family transcriptional regulator, with product MKFLEILKDRKLKATPQRISILKVLSKHEHPSIDELYEQIKVEYPAISLATVYKNLSTMIDEGLVVEISIPNDKSKYDIYEYEHIHLVCNNCKSVFDLDKVKAGLDKYQQTLQTKLDNPIESIKITAFLATCSNCK